Part of the Candidatus Hydrogenedentota bacterium genome, ATAGGTTCCTCCGGGCACGGACCCGATGAAGAACGTCCCCTGGCCGCCGGTGGCTGCCCAGTCCGGCACGAACGGCTCCGCAAGGAATGCCGCCGGGTCGCCTTCGTGCTTCTTCTCCGGCGCAAGCCGTACCTTTGCTTCCGGGAGGACCTGCCCGCGGGTATCCGATACCGTCCCCGAGATTCGGGCTTCGGGGAAGAGCACGAAGTTTATGCCTTCAAGCGTGTTGCCCGGCGCCACGGGCAGGATCACGTTTGGCGCAAGCCCAACCTTCTGCGGAAAAGGGAGTTTCTCCGCTTGTTTGATCATGACAGTGCAGAATTCGACCAGATCCGTCTGGAGAGCAGGCGCCACAATCTTGACCGATGCATAGCCATCCGCGGCGGCCCGCACGGTGTAGGTGTGGCCATACTCCGGAAGGTGTGTGCTGCCCGCCAGATAGTCTGCAACCTCACGAAAACCCGCGGGCATAAGTCCCCGGAGTTCGTAAAGCCCCTCATTGTCGGTGGAGGTTTCCACCGCCGCCGACCGGATGCGATCAAACCCGTCATCACCCGAATAGGGAACGATGTCCAGCGGGACAGCCTCCACGCGCGCTCCGGGAATCGCGTCGCCGGCCGCATTCGTGACCCGGCCCTTGCAGGTCACGGTATCCACCGAGAACGAGAAGTCCACGCCTTCCTTTGCTTCCGCTTCGCCGAGCGTGACTTCTTGACGCATTTTCTCCGGAGCCTTGACCGCTTCCGGAGGCGGCGCCGCCTGTATTTCGTAGCCGCCGGGGGCAAGTTGGGAAAACTGATAGCGCCCATTCTCATCCGTCAGCGCTTCCCGGCGGACGCCCTTCGCCTCGAGGGCCACGGTCACGCCCGCGGCGGGCTGGATGTTCTCAGTGAACAGCAGCTTCCAGAAGCTCTGTTCCCTTTGCGACCCGGACAGCGCCGCCTGCAATGCGCTCCGTATTTTCTCGGTATGGTATTCGGCGTCCTTGGCTTGGACCGTCCCCGAGATCGACCCCTGGCTGCCGGCGGATGTTTCTGCTGCCGCTGTTTGTGCCATTTGCGGCCCGGTTTGTTCGGGTGCGGGAGTTGCGGCTTCGGTACGCTGCGGCTGTGCCTCGGCGGCGGGGGCGGGCTGTGCCGCTTGTGGCTGCAGGTTGGCGGCGACGTCTCCGGCGTCGCCGCGCACGGCCCACCAGATGCTTCCCGATATCACGGCCGCGAGGATTGCCACGGCCGCCAGCACGTGCTTCGCCGCAAGAAGACCCCCGGCACTGGTTGCTGCCGCGGCGCCCGTGGCGGCCCCGCTTGCGGTCAATGCGGCTTCCTGCAGGCAGTGTCTCGCCAGGGATTCGGAGATGGCACCGGGGAGGGCTGCCGCGTTCGCCTTGGCCGCGGCCAGGGCTGCGGCAAGCACCGTTGCGGAGGCCGTGACGCCGCGGCTGCGAAGAAATGCGCCCATTTGCGCCAGGCCCCGCTGGATGCGGTTACTGACGGTCCTGCGGGGAATGCCAAGCTCGCGCGCGATGGATGCGTGAGAACGGCCGTAGAGAAAGTGCGCGACAATGGGTTCACGGAGTTCCTCGGGGAGGTCCTCGATGGCCTCGTCCAAAAGGCCCGGCAGTTCACTCTCATCGGAAGCTGTTTGCATAACCTGTTGCTCCGCATAGGCGGCTTCGCGTGTTCGTCGGCGTTTGCCGGCGCGAAGGTGCATGAGGCTGCGGTTTGTCGCCATGCCGTGGAGCCACGCGCCAAGCTTCCGCGGCGGGGAGTCCGCGCGATTGCGGAGCACCTCCAGAAAGCATTCCTGGGTTACATCGGCGGCGTCGGCATG contains:
- a CDS encoding sigma-70 family RNA polymerase sigma factor; the encoded protein is MGKSDEYLLERWHNQMDPQAFREIVQRHGSAVYAVCCRMLRNHADAADVTQECFLEVLRNRADSPPRKLGAWLHGMATNRSLMHLRAGKRRRTREAAYAEQQVMQTASDESELPGLLDEAIEDLPEELREPIVAHFLYGRSHASIARELGIPRRTVSNRIQRGLAQMGAFLRSRGVTASATVLAAALAAAKANAAALPGAISESLARHCLQEAALTASGAATGAAAATSAGGLLAAKHVLAAVAILAAVISGSIWWAVRGDAGDVAANLQPQAAQPAPAAEAQPQRTEAATPAPEQTGPQMAQTAAAETSAGSQGSISGTVQAKDAEYHTEKIRSALQAALSGSQREQSFWKLLFTENIQPAAGVTVALEAKGVRREALTDENGRYQFSQLAPGGYEIQAAPPPEAVKAPEKMRQEVTLGEAEAKEGVDFSFSVDTVTCKGRVTNAAGDAIPGARVEAVPLDIVPYSGDDGFDRIRSAAVETSTDNEGLYELRGLMPAGFREVADYLAGSTHLPEYGHTYTVRAAADGYASVKIVAPALQTDLVEFCTVMIKQAEKLPFPQKVGLAPNVILPVAPGNTLEGINFVLFPEARISGTVSDTRGQVLPEAKVRLAPEKKHEGDPAAFLAEPFVPDWAATGGQGTFFIGSVPGGTYVFEVDAGAGAQQARNAALSVRPGDILEDVRVVVEAAADRGRIEGVVAEADTGQPVGAFQLWILKVDSPHEPSPRHGNVTQDSGTGGFIIDGITAGLAAIEVKAEGYATQRLEVQVEPGRTSALRVSLAREGMLRGYVTRNGQPSAYGYVTFPGWEGAPYGGTGEDGHYEVKTLPAGQYLVKYNMWLYEDRRGGAQAVCFRAVEVQAGHATEVDVQYDGAGVVHGAFSGPPDANWRVELRDLASPDETSLRAGTWKFEKNARYEIPDVPPGTYRVVAYCNGPDGTPREQSQTVTLADNGVAEVDFSF